Proteins from a single region of Acidobacteriota bacterium:
- a CDS encoding recombinase family protein → MPGGRVFGYDNVEIHAPDGRRSHVERRVNDVEAAVNRRIFELAAAGYGKKGIAKTLNEEGAPCPRAQQARPHAWSSSSIHEILYRELHRGVVTWNKTKNRNQHGEKAPQARFEIEWMRRDVPALRIVTAPVGAGRRN, encoded by the coding sequence TTGCCCGGCGGGCGCGTCTTCGGGTACGACAACGTCGAGATCCACGCGCCTGACGGCCGGCGATCGCACGTCGAGCGCCGCGTCAACGACGTCGAAGCCGCCGTCAACCGTCGAATCTTCGAGCTTGCCGCGGCAGGCTACGGGAAGAAGGGGATTGCCAAGACGCTCAACGAGGAAGGGGCGCCGTGTCCGCGCGCACAGCAGGCTCGGCCGCACGCCTGGAGCAGTTCCTCGATTCACGAGATTCTGTATCGGGAGCTCCATCGCGGCGTGGTGACGTGGAACAAGACGAAGAATCGCAACCAGCACGGAGAGAAGGCGCCCCAGGCGCGGTTCGAAATCGAGTGGATGCGGCGCGACGTGCCCGCGTTGCGGATCGTCACCGCGCCGGTTGGCGCCGGCCGGCGGAATTGA
- the rlmD gene encoding 23S rRNA (uracil(1939)-C(5))-methyltransferase RlmD yields MRKAGSGRVKPRCRHHQDCSGCLWQHIPYDEQLRVKSDTLRTLLRAALGARCPPVQPTLAGAAAPWGHRHKVHFVFAAGPRGRGLVMGHYRRGSQAVVPVEECPVHAEAGNQFAFVVRDALRKADIEAATPDLRGGVVRHLVIRVAGPAPELLATLVVTDNARALRPAIRDILAGPLAPTGLHLNLHDRPGPLLFGSSTKRLAGADRVREEIDGLGYLVSPTAFFQTNLVAAAAMVRLVIEHTRGADRILDLYAGAGLFSLALAKRGASVTAVEENPQAVADGEASRRLNRISEASCRFVRARVEDVAAGASRRLVVTSPDAVVLDPPRQGCAAPVVDWIVRSLRPSRIVYVSCNPDTLAVDLKTLVDGNYGVSLVQPVDMFPHTPHIESVVVLRKKP; encoded by the coding sequence ATGCGGAAAGCCGGCTCTGGTCGCGTGAAACCCAGATGCCGCCATCACCAGGATTGCAGCGGCTGCTTGTGGCAGCACATTCCGTACGACGAACAGTTGCGGGTGAAATCGGACACGCTGCGAACGCTGCTCCGGGCGGCGCTCGGCGCACGGTGTCCGCCGGTCCAGCCGACGCTGGCGGGTGCCGCCGCGCCCTGGGGGCATCGCCACAAGGTGCACTTCGTGTTTGCAGCCGGGCCGCGCGGACGAGGCCTTGTGATGGGACACTACCGGCGCGGCTCACAGGCCGTGGTGCCGGTGGAGGAGTGTCCCGTCCACGCCGAGGCCGGCAACCAGTTCGCCTTCGTGGTTCGGGACGCGCTGCGGAAGGCGGACATCGAGGCGGCGACGCCAGATCTGCGCGGGGGCGTCGTTCGCCACCTCGTGATTCGAGTGGCGGGGCCGGCCCCGGAGTTGCTGGCCACGCTGGTTGTCACCGACAACGCTCGCGCCCTGCGACCCGCCATCCGGGACATTCTCGCCGGGCCGCTCGCACCCACCGGTCTGCATCTCAATCTCCACGATCGCCCCGGGCCTCTTCTGTTCGGATCGAGCACGAAGCGGCTGGCCGGCGCCGACCGCGTCCGAGAGGAAATCGACGGGCTCGGGTACCTCGTGTCGCCGACGGCGTTCTTCCAGACCAACCTCGTCGCGGCAGCGGCGATGGTACGCCTGGTGATCGAGCACACGCGCGGGGCCGACCGGATCCTGGATCTCTACGCGGGTGCGGGGCTCTTCTCTCTGGCCCTCGCCAAACGAGGGGCCAGCGTGACCGCCGTCGAAGAGAACCCGCAGGCCGTGGCGGATGGCGAGGCGAGCCGCCGCCTCAACAGGATCTCCGAGGCGTCGTGCCGGTTCGTCCGCGCGCGCGTGGAGGACGTCGCGGCGGGAGCGAGCCGCCGGCTGGTCGTAACGTCGCCTGACGCGGTGGTGCTCGATCCGCCTCGGCAGGGCTGCGCGGCGCCAGTGGTCGATTGGATCGTCCGGTCGCTGCGCCCGTCCAGGATCGTCTACGTCTCCTGCAACCCGGACACCCTGGCCGTCGATCTGAAAACGCTCGTCGACGGAAACTACGGCGTCTCGCTGGTCCAGCCCGTCGACATGTTTCCACACACCCCGCATATCGAATCGGTGGTCGTGTTGCGGAAGAAACCATAG
- a CDS encoding PLP-dependent cysteine synthase family protein, protein MTLSPAILSKFDALERIIGNTPLLAIDFTYRGEPRVLYAKYEQVNLTGSIKDRMALHVLRRAYETGAIQPGDRIAEATSGNTGISFSAIGRALGHPVTIFMPDWMSAERISLISSFGASVVLVSRTEGGFLGSIRMSEELAAREPHVFLPCQFANHANVEAHTLTTGPEIWGQMQLEGLTPDAFVAGVGTGGTVMGVGRFLRSQKPDVRIHPLEPADSPTMSTGHRVGHHRIQGISDEFIPAIVKLNELDAIVESSDGDAILLAQKLAHVGLAVGISSGANFIGAVKVQNEMGRGAVVATVFSDSNKKYLSTDLLRNEPVKAGSLSPDIDVLGFRAIGRLCSACPEHPGQTKTI, encoded by the coding sequence ATGACGCTCTCGCCCGCGATACTCAGCAAGTTCGACGCACTCGAACGGATCATCGGCAACACGCCGCTGCTGGCCATCGACTTCACGTACCGCGGTGAGCCGCGGGTGCTGTACGCGAAATACGAACAGGTGAACCTCACCGGCAGCATCAAGGACCGAATGGCGCTGCACGTCCTCCGCCGCGCCTATGAGACCGGCGCGATTCAGCCGGGCGACCGGATCGCCGAGGCCACCAGCGGGAACACGGGCATCTCGTTCTCCGCGATCGGCCGGGCACTCGGGCATCCGGTGACGATCTTCATGCCGGACTGGATGAGCGCGGAACGCATCTCGCTGATTTCGAGTTTCGGCGCCTCAGTCGTCCTGGTCAGCCGGACCGAGGGGGGATTTCTCGGCAGCATCCGGATGTCCGAGGAGCTCGCGGCCCGCGAGCCGCATGTGTTTCTGCCGTGCCAGTTCGCCAACCACGCCAACGTCGAGGCCCACACGTTAACAACAGGGCCCGAGATCTGGGGACAGATGCAGCTCGAAGGCCTCACCCCCGACGCGTTCGTGGCCGGCGTCGGCACAGGAGGCACGGTGATGGGCGTCGGCCGATTTCTGCGATCACAGAAACCGGACGTACGGATTCACCCGCTGGAGCCGGCCGACTCGCCAACGATGTCAACGGGCCACCGCGTGGGCCATCATCGCATCCAGGGCATCTCGGATGAGTTCATCCCGGCCATCGTCAAGCTGAACGAACTGGATGCCATTGTCGAATCGTCCGACGGCGACGCCATCCTGCTCGCTCAGAAACTTGCGCACGTCGGATTGGCGGTTGGAATTTCTTCCGGGGCGAATTTCATCGGCGCGGTGAAGGTGCAGAACGAGATGGGGCGGGGCGCGGTGGTGGCGACGGTATTCTCCGACAGCAACAAGAAGTACCTGAGCACCGACTTGCTGCGAAACGAACCCGTCAAGGCGGGCTCTCTGTCGCCGGATATCGACGTGCTGGGATTTCGCGCGATCGGCAGACTGTGCTCGGCCTGCCCGGAACATCCCGGGCAGACCAAGACCATCTGA
- a CDS encoding exonuclease domain-containing protein produces MADTFVAIDLETANPDLASICQIAAVTFTDGAVTDSWQTLVDPEDYFHPVNVSIHGIVASAVVGAPRFVDVAPQLAELLERRIVASHTGFDRVALSQAQGKHGLPPIGCQWIDTARVSRRAWPQFARSGYGLAKVARHCGIEFQHHDAAEDARAAGEILVRAMSEHRLGLSEWLARVNQPINPREPNAPQGPERAGNPDGELFGEVVVFTGALSMLRSDAANMAAEAGCNVAASVGKTTTILVVGDTDVRSLAGHEKSSKHRKAEELIMQGQPLRILCERDFLALLRVGS; encoded by the coding sequence ATGGCCGATACGTTCGTAGCGATTGACCTAGAGACGGCCAACCCCGACTTGGCGAGTATCTGCCAAATTGCAGCGGTTACTTTCACCGACGGTGCTGTCACGGATTCGTGGCAAACGCTGGTCGATCCCGAAGACTATTTCCATCCCGTGAACGTCTCGATCCACGGGATCGTCGCCAGCGCGGTCGTGGGCGCCCCTCGATTCGTCGATGTCGCTCCACAGCTTGCGGAATTGCTGGAGCGTCGCATAGTGGCCAGCCATACGGGTTTCGACCGCGTAGCCCTGTCTCAGGCCCAAGGAAAGCACGGCTTGCCTCCAATCGGATGCCAGTGGATTGACACGGCTAGAGTGAGCCGCCGCGCGTGGCCTCAGTTCGCCCGGAGCGGATACGGTCTCGCAAAGGTGGCCAGACACTGTGGCATCGAGTTCCAACACCACGATGCTGCTGAAGACGCTCGTGCCGCTGGAGAAATCCTCGTGCGCGCCATGTCGGAGCACCGTCTCGGACTTTCCGAATGGTTGGCTCGCGTCAATCAACCGATCAATCCGCGAGAACCAAACGCCCCGCAGGGACCCGAGCGTGCGGGAAACCCTGATGGTGAACTGTTTGGCGAAGTGGTCGTCTTCACAGGCGCCCTGTCGATGCTGCGGAGCGATGCAGCCAACATGGCAGCCGAAGCGGGCTGCAACGTTGCTGCGTCCGTTGGAAAGACGACTACCATTCTGGTGGTCGGTGACACAGACGTCCGTTCACTGGCCGGACATGAAAAGAGCTCAAAGCACCGAAAGGCTGAGGAGCTCATCATGCAGGGCCAGCCCCTCCGCATCCTGTGTGAGCGGGACTTCCTCGCCCTACTTCGGGTCGGTTCTTAG
- a CDS encoding GIY-YIG nuclease family protein has protein sequence MPEKSFVYVLRSTVDSARHYVGVTSDVPTRLDTHNSGGSSHTVRKRPWQLVVSIEFSNAESAAAFERYLKSGSGRAFAKRHFK, from the coding sequence GTGCCCGAAAAGTCCTTCGTCTATGTCCTGCGCAGCACAGTTGATTCCGCTCGGCACTACGTCGGCGTCACCTCGGATGTCCCCACCCGGCTCGATACCCACAACTCGGGCGGCTCGAGCCACACCGTTCGCAAGCGACCGTGGCAACTGGTGGTGTCAATCGAATTCTCGAACGCGGAGAGTGCCGCCGCATTTGAGAGGTACTTGAAATCCGGGTCGGGCCGCGCCTTCGCCAAGCGTCACTTCAAATGA
- a CDS encoding M14 family zinc carboxypeptidase, protein MHKQLPRTAVIAATILGVIAFAVGIQARQAAGQKTAAAGQRAQAVDQEYTRRILDATPDKRILTELVDHMPASSTVPSPLKFFGYVPGEDSKVTYHKDIVRYYEALDKASARVTMWEIGKTEEGRPMVALAVADEATLAALDRYKRITRQLTDPRTLSEAQARQLIQTGKPIYVVTGSLHSSEAGSPEMLIELAFRLAVEESPFIQQIRNNAIVVIVPVAEVDGHERYVDNRRAADAGQPQPGMTYWGRYVAHDDNRDTMGKGLALTRNTLKLFLDLRPQVLHDLHESVTLLYTSAGTGPYNTEIPPVLASEWWWLSQTEVMEMTKRGVPGVYTYNYWDGWAPNFLLWIAVTHNSIGRFYETQSYAGGGGGGGRGGEAAAGGRAGAAPAGGARGGAPAATAGRGRTVAGGQSTEWYRPYPVPPEGVQWSGRSNINMQQSALLIALNTVAKSHEMILENYYIKNKMMVEKGKTRAPYAYVVPARQPRRADAADLMNYFRRDAVEVHTATAPFTIDNVQVAAGDYIVRLDQPYGGLVNMLLGVQWFPEQNPRPYDDTGWSFPLLRNLEVHKIDDKSIFEKPMALATADFKGVGTIDGNGRMLVIDHTTDSNLATFRFANANVKMSAAERAFELAGHRFGPGAFIIPNADRASLDPQIRELGLAAWATDTPPNVPTHDLDVPRIGYLHSWSSTQDEGWVRMVFDRLKIPYTYFADNLVRQGNLRAKFDVIFYPAGPVQVDGGDVPSGGTPQPYKKTDLTPNVGTAPDATDDRRGSLGRDGMRALETFVQEGGLLIAEGPPAAVFPDYRIVPGIVTENPADLWAPGSVIKTLLGDKTSPVLYGYDQKALGVIYKSGPVLALSGGGGRGGGGGRGGTPSFQPNLQPMATPSRLTTLDGPPVPAAQRGAAGGRGAGGGGGVGRGGLDAATAGPRVLLSYPTDPNDLLLSGALVGGESLAGRPALVDVSLGKGHVVLFGVRPFWRNETSGSHFLAFNAILNWNDLNAGR, encoded by the coding sequence ATGCACAAGCAGTTGCCTCGAACCGCCGTGATTGCGGCGACCATCCTCGGCGTGATCGCGTTCGCGGTCGGCATCCAGGCGCGGCAGGCGGCAGGCCAGAAGACCGCTGCCGCCGGCCAGCGCGCGCAGGCGGTGGACCAGGAGTACACCAGGCGCATTCTGGACGCCACGCCGGACAAGCGAATCCTGACCGAACTGGTCGATCACATGCCGGCCTCCTCGACGGTGCCGTCTCCGCTGAAGTTCTTCGGCTACGTGCCGGGCGAGGACAGCAAGGTCACCTACCACAAGGACATCGTCCGCTACTACGAAGCACTCGACAAGGCATCGGCGCGGGTGACGATGTGGGAGATCGGCAAGACCGAAGAGGGGCGGCCGATGGTGGCCCTGGCGGTCGCAGACGAGGCGACGCTGGCGGCGCTCGATCGATACAAGCGCATCACGAGGCAGCTGACCGACCCGCGTACGCTCTCGGAAGCGCAGGCGCGGCAGCTGATCCAGACCGGCAAGCCCATCTACGTCGTGACCGGCAGCCTCCATTCATCCGAGGCCGGCAGCCCGGAGATGCTGATTGAGTTGGCGTTCCGCCTGGCGGTGGAGGAGTCGCCGTTCATCCAGCAGATCAGAAACAACGCGATCGTCGTCATCGTGCCGGTGGCCGAGGTGGACGGCCACGAGCGCTACGTGGACAACCGGCGCGCGGCCGACGCCGGCCAGCCGCAGCCTGGGATGACCTACTGGGGCAGGTACGTGGCGCACGACGACAACCGCGACACCATGGGCAAGGGCCTGGCGCTCACCCGCAACACGCTGAAGCTGTTCCTCGACCTGCGCCCGCAGGTGCTGCACGATCTCCACGAGTCGGTGACGCTGCTCTACACCTCGGCCGGCACCGGGCCGTACAACACCGAGATTCCGCCCGTGCTGGCGAGCGAGTGGTGGTGGCTGTCGCAGACCGAAGTGATGGAGATGACCAAGCGCGGCGTGCCCGGGGTGTACACCTACAACTACTGGGACGGGTGGGCGCCGAACTTCCTGCTGTGGATCGCGGTCACGCACAACTCGATTGGCCGGTTCTACGAGACGCAGAGCTACGCGGGCGGCGGTGGGGGCGGAGGGAGAGGCGGTGAAGCGGCGGCTGGTGGACGCGCCGGCGCCGCACCGGCGGGAGGAGCCCGAGGGGGCGCGCCCGCCGCGACGGCGGGTCGCGGTCGGACCGTGGCCGGCGGGCAGAGCACGGAGTGGTATCGTCCGTACCCGGTGCCGCCCGAGGGCGTGCAGTGGAGCGGCCGCTCGAACATCAACATGCAGCAGTCGGCGCTGCTCATCGCGCTCAACACCGTGGCGAAGAGCCACGAGATGATCCTCGAGAACTACTACATCAAGAACAAGATGATGGTCGAGAAAGGGAAGACGAGGGCGCCCTACGCCTACGTCGTGCCCGCCAGGCAGCCGCGCAGGGCCGATGCGGCCGACCTGATGAACTACTTCCGCCGCGATGCGGTCGAGGTGCACACGGCGACGGCTCCATTCACGATCGACAACGTTCAGGTGGCCGCCGGCGACTACATCGTCCGACTCGACCAGCCGTATGGCGGCCTTGTCAACATGCTGCTCGGCGTGCAGTGGTTCCCCGAACAGAACCCGCGCCCGTACGACGACACGGGCTGGTCGTTCCCGCTGTTGCGCAACCTGGAGGTGCACAAGATCGACGACAAGAGCATCTTTGAGAAGCCGATGGCGCTCGCGACGGCCGACTTCAAGGGCGTCGGGACCATCGACGGCAACGGGCGGATGCTGGTCATCGATCACACGACCGACAGCAACCTGGCGACCTTCCGGTTCGCGAACGCCAACGTGAAGATGTCGGCCGCCGAGCGGGCGTTCGAACTGGCGGGTCACCGCTTCGGCCCCGGCGCGTTCATCATCCCGAACGCCGACCGCGCGTCGCTCGACCCGCAGATCCGGGAACTCGGACTTGCGGCGTGGGCCACCGACACGCCGCCCAACGTCCCGACGCACGACCTCGACGTGCCGCGCATCGGTTACCTCCACTCGTGGTCGAGCACGCAGGACGAGGGCTGGGTCCGGATGGTGTTCGATAGACTCAAGATCCCGTACACCTACTTCGCCGACAACCTCGTCCGGCAGGGCAACCTCCGCGCGAAGTTCGACGTCATCTTCTACCCGGCCGGGCCCGTGCAGGTCGACGGCGGCGACGTGCCGTCGGGCGGCACGCCTCAACCCTACAAGAAGACCGATCTCACTCCGAACGTCGGGACGGCGCCCGATGCGACCGACGATCGGCGGGGAAGTCTCGGCCGCGACGGCATGAGGGCGCTCGAGACCTTCGTGCAGGAGGGCGGCCTGCTCATCGCAGAAGGCCCGCCGGCCGCGGTATTCCCCGACTACCGGATTGTGCCCGGGATCGTGACCGAGAACCCGGCCGACTTGTGGGCGCCGGGATCGGTCATCAAGACGCTGCTCGGCGACAAGACGAGCCCGGTCCTGTACGGCTACGACCAGAAGGCGCTGGGAGTGATCTACAAGAGCGGGCCAGTCCTGGCGCTCTCCGGCGGCGGCGGACGCGGCGGCGGAGGAGGGCGCGGGGGCACGCCGTCGTTCCAGCCGAACCTCCAGCCGATGGCGACGCCGTCGCGGTTGACGACGCTGGACGGCCCGCCGGTGCCAGCCGCGCAGCGCGGCGCTGCCGGCGGACGCGGTGCAGGAGGCGGGGGCGGCGTCGGCCGCGGCGGACTCGACGCGGCGACGGCCGGACCACGCGTGCTGCTGTCGTATCCGACCGACCCGAACGATCTTCTGCTGTCGGGCGCACTGGTCGGCGGAGAATCCCTGGCCGGCAGGCCGGCGCTCGTCGACGTGAGCCTGGGCAAGGGGCACGTCGTCCTGTTCGGCGTACGTCCGTTCTGGCGGAACGAAACCAGCGGGAGCCACTTTCTGGCGTTCAACGCGATCCTGAACTGGAACGATCTGAACGCCGGCCGCTAG
- a CDS encoding O-methyltransferase has protein sequence MAVRRSTAGGVCLLLSLCLGAATVSADPIIPAAAGAVLKRIRSVDANRLAVSEEDGRMLRLLAASNHTKRALEIGSAQGYSAIWIGLGLRESGGRLVTIEYDPQRAKEAEANVRAAGLGDIVRVVSGDGFKVIPSLPGTFDYVFLDAWKRDYQRFFDLVFPRLDKGGLFLGHNVVNKAGELGNFLATLRTHPGILSTIVSPSGEGISVSWKR, from the coding sequence ATGGCTGTACGACGATCAACTGCCGGTGGTGTGTGTCTTCTTCTGTCGCTGTGTCTCGGCGCCGCCACGGTCTCCGCCGACCCTATCATCCCTGCCGCCGCCGGCGCGGTCTTGAAGCGGATCCGTTCGGTGGACGCGAATCGCCTTGCCGTCTCCGAGGAGGACGGACGGATGCTGCGGTTGCTTGCCGCCTCGAACCACACGAAGCGCGCGCTCGAAATCGGATCGGCCCAGGGCTACTCGGCGATCTGGATCGGGCTCGGCCTGCGCGAATCGGGCGGCCGCCTCGTGACGATCGAATACGATCCGCAGCGCGCGAAGGAGGCAGAGGCGAACGTCCGCGCGGCGGGTCTCGGGGACATCGTGCGGGTGGTGTCCGGAGACGGATTCAAGGTCATTCCCTCGCTCCCCGGCACGTTCGACTACGTGTTCCTTGACGCGTGGAAGCGCGACTACCAGCGCTTCTTCGACCTGGTGTTTCCCAGGCTCGACAAAGGCGGGTTGTTTCTCGGCCACAACGTGGTGAACAAGGCCGGCGAACTGGGCAACTTCCTCGCGACCCTTCGCACGCACCCCGGCATCCTCAGCACTATTGTGTCGCCGTCCGGCGAAGGCATCTCGGTCTCATGGAAGCGGTAG
- a CDS encoding PAS domain S-box protein — MKHRVPKRRSGAPSDADSQFGNEASVAAASHPLLASRLRLLILCAAAAIPAALAGATQALPVLTQAKDLRALPAGESSTPRQVRLEGVVTDYDPEWNAFFLQDETGGVRVLPPSGRQDLQVGDRIEVEGIYRQSGLAPAIESKQIRVLGRAPLPGPLRAPPSQIVAGLRDSQWVEVSGIVRSGATERHHAIAEIASGDERIKVHLPAPGGGRFPEWLLDARIRVQGVCSVRLNSSQEFVEAVVFVPDSRLLVVEKPAPSNPWDAPPVPFPAVLSGRTDESIGHRVHVRGVVEMFRPGRSIFITDGGNNLYVQTSAQDPLQPGDRVDVLGFPELIQKGPAVVDAVYHRIGSGPPPLAVHVTPAEILAPRHDSGLVSIEGRLTQLSVLPDGPELTLQAGPHVFQAFLEPDAAAADRFAGLEENSVLRVTGVCILFRDNSGNPYGFKLRVRHVREIEVVQRPSWWTVGRALALLVLTSGAVFVAFAWVVALRRRVRSQTDVIRREHQSKAAVELRCYNLIENARDIICTLDLNGVLLTLNRAGEERSGYLRQEVVGQAISGMFAPESTGRLAEVLNCARRGEEPPAGEWEIIGKDGRRVWLEVSLRVINEMGTPVALEGIARDITERKRAEEEKRQLEVQLQQARKMESVGRLAGGVAHDFNNMLGVILGHTEIALEGVTPGHPVHADLVEIHAAAKRSADLTRQLLTFARKQTVEPRVLDLNGTIAGSLQMFGRLIGEDVRLHWRPGADLWAVKADPSQIDQILANLCVNARDAIAGVGTITIATGNGSLNEADCADLPGVEPGDYVRLEVGDDGCGMDDETLKQIFEPFFTTKGMGARTGLGLASVYGAVKQNGGHIEARSKPGAGTTFTIYLPRVPRQAEQAGAEGVAESRKRGHETILLVEDEPAILKMTTRVLQRSGYTVLAAGTPGEAIRLAGERGGEIHMLMTDVVMPEMNGRDLAKQLQSSYPGLKCLFMSGYTADVIARHGVVDEGISFIQKPFSIGDVAAKIRTTLDGE, encoded by the coding sequence GTGAAACACAGAGTTCCTAAGCGCCGCTCCGGTGCTCCCTCCGACGCAGATTCCCAGTTCGGCAACGAGGCGTCCGTCGCCGCGGCCTCGCACCCGTTGCTCGCTTCACGTCTCCGGCTTCTCATCCTCTGCGCCGCCGCCGCCATTCCCGCCGCACTTGCCGGTGCCACACAGGCGCTTCCGGTGCTGACACAGGCGAAAGACCTCCGGGCGTTACCTGCCGGCGAATCCAGCACGCCCCGCCAGGTTCGGCTGGAAGGGGTCGTGACCGACTACGACCCCGAATGGAATGCCTTTTTCCTTCAGGACGAGACGGGTGGAGTCCGTGTGCTTCCTCCATCTGGACGGCAAGACCTGCAGGTGGGTGACCGGATTGAGGTGGAGGGGATCTACAGGCAGTCAGGCTTGGCGCCCGCGATTGAATCGAAACAGATCCGGGTCCTGGGTCGTGCGCCGCTCCCTGGTCCGCTGCGTGCGCCGCCTTCACAAATCGTTGCCGGCTTGAGAGACAGCCAGTGGGTCGAGGTGAGCGGCATTGTTCGCTCTGGCGCCACCGAACGGCACCATGCCATTGCCGAAATTGCCTCGGGGGATGAGCGGATCAAGGTCCACCTTCCGGCGCCGGGAGGGGGACGCTTCCCCGAGTGGCTTCTGGACGCGCGCATTCGCGTCCAGGGTGTGTGCAGCGTCCGTCTCAATTCCAGCCAGGAGTTTGTGGAAGCGGTCGTGTTCGTTCCCGATTCGAGGCTGCTGGTCGTCGAGAAGCCCGCTCCGTCCAATCCCTGGGATGCGCCGCCCGTGCCGTTCCCCGCGGTTCTCTCTGGCCGGACCGACGAGAGCATCGGGCACCGCGTTCACGTCCGCGGCGTGGTCGAGATGTTCCGTCCTGGCCGATCGATATTCATCACAGATGGAGGGAACAATCTCTATGTCCAGACCTCGGCCCAAGATCCTCTCCAGCCCGGCGATCGGGTCGATGTGCTCGGTTTTCCAGAACTGATTCAGAAGGGGCCAGCCGTGGTCGACGCGGTCTATCACCGCATCGGCTCGGGTCCTCCTCCTTTGGCGGTGCACGTGACGCCGGCAGAGATTCTCGCCCCGCGCCACGATTCCGGACTCGTCAGCATCGAGGGACGATTGACGCAGCTCTCGGTGCTTCCTGACGGACCGGAACTCACGCTTCAGGCTGGCCCCCACGTCTTCCAGGCGTTTCTCGAGCCCGATGCGGCCGCCGCCGACCGCTTCGCGGGACTGGAAGAAAACAGCGTGCTACGTGTGACCGGGGTGTGCATTCTTTTTCGTGACAACAGTGGAAACCCGTATGGATTCAAGCTCCGCGTGCGCCACGTTCGCGAGATAGAAGTCGTGCAGCGCCCGTCCTGGTGGACGGTGGGGCGCGCGCTGGCGCTGCTGGTCCTGACGAGTGGTGCGGTGTTCGTGGCGTTTGCCTGGGTGGTCGCTTTGCGACGGCGCGTTCGGAGCCAGACAGACGTCATCCGCCGGGAACACCAGAGCAAAGCGGCCGTCGAGCTGCGGTGTTACAACCTGATCGAGAACGCCCGCGACATCATCTGCACGCTCGACTTGAACGGCGTGCTGTTGACGCTCAACCGGGCAGGTGAGGAGCGATCCGGCTACCTTCGACAGGAAGTCGTGGGGCAGGCGATCAGCGGCATGTTCGCACCCGAGTCGACCGGACGTCTTGCGGAAGTATTGAACTGTGCCCGTCGCGGCGAAGAACCGCCGGCCGGAGAATGGGAAATCATCGGCAAGGACGGACGCCGAGTGTGGCTGGAAGTCAGCCTGAGAGTCATCAACGAAATGGGGACACCGGTGGCGTTGGAAGGGATTGCCCGAGACATCACCGAACGCAAGCGGGCCGAAGAGGAGAAGAGGCAGCTTGAAGTGCAGCTTCAGCAGGCGCGGAAGATGGAATCGGTGGGCCGGTTGGCGGGCGGCGTCGCTCATGACTTCAACAACATGCTGGGCGTGATCCTCGGCCACACCGAGATCGCGCTCGAGGGAGTGACGCCGGGGCATCCTGTCCACGCCGATCTCGTGGAGATACACGCGGCCGCCAAGCGGTCAGCGGACCTGACTCGGCAACTGCTGACGTTTGCCCGTAAGCAGACCGTTGAGCCGCGAGTGTTGGACTTGAACGGGACCATAGCCGGTTCGCTCCAGATGTTCGGGCGGCTGATCGGCGAGGATGTCCGTCTCCATTGGCGACCCGGGGCGGACCTGTGGGCGGTGAAGGCCGACCCGAGCCAGATCGACCAAATCCTTGCCAACCTGTGCGTCAATGCGCGGGATGCCATCGCCGGCGTCGGCACGATCACGATCGCGACGGGCAACGGCTCCTTGAACGAAGCTGACTGCGCGGATCTCCCCGGCGTTGAGCCCGGTGACTATGTCCGGTTGGAGGTCGGCGACGACGGCTGCGGGATGGACGATGAGACCCTCAAGCAGATTTTCGAGCCGTTCTTCACGACCAAGGGGATGGGCGCGCGCACCGGTCTGGGCCTGGCGAGCGTGTATGGTGCGGTCAAGCAGAACGGCGGGCACATCGAGGCTCGCAGCAAGCCGGGTGCAGGCACGACCTTCACGATCTATCTGCCGCGGGTACCGCGGCAGGCGGAACAGGCAGGCGCCGAGGGCGTGGCGGAATCGCGCAAGCGAGGTCACGAGACCATTCTGCTCGTGGAGGACGAGCCGGCGATTCTAAAGATGACCACGCGAGTACTCCAGCGGAGCGGGTACACAGTTCTGGCTGCCGGCACGCCAGGCGAAGCCATCCGGCTGGCTGGAGAGCGCGGCGGCGAGATTCACATGCTGATGACCGACGTCGTGATGCCGGAGATGAATGGACGCGACCTCGCGAAGCAGTTGCAGTCAAGCTATCCGGGCTTGAAATGCCTGTTCATGTCGGGATACACAGCCGACGTGATCGCGCGCCACGGCGTCGTGGACGAGGGTATAAGTTTCATTCAGAAGCCGTTCTCCATCGGTGATGTGGCCGCGAAGATTCGAACCACACTGGATGGCGAATAG